In Camelus ferus isolate YT-003-E chromosome 10, BCGSAC_Cfer_1.0, whole genome shotgun sequence, the following proteins share a genomic window:
- the LOC102522729 gene encoding olfactory receptor 51B5 → MWPNSSFNAFLLTGFPDLEVPHHWISTPFFFVCLSVLFSNGTLLFLIKEDHTLHEPMYYFLAMLADTDLGLTLTTMPTVLGVLWLDHRETGNVACFSQAYFIHSLSFVESSVLLAMSYDRFIAIRNPLRYTSILTNNRVVKIGLGVLMRGFVSVVPPILPLYFFPYCHSSVLSHAFCLHQDVIKLACADTTFNRLYPVVLVVLIFVLDSLIILISYVLILKSVLSIASREERVKALNTCVSHICCVLVFYVTVIGLSLIHRFGKQVPHIVHLIMSYVYFLFPPLMNPIIYSAKTKQIQSGILHLFTTHRAGA, encoded by the coding sequence ATGTGGCCCAACAGCAGCTTCAATGCCTTCCTCCTGACTGGCTTTCCGGACTTGGAGGTACCTCACCACTGGATTTCCACACCCTTCTTTTTCGTCTGCCTCTCTGTCCTTTTCAGCAATGGCACCCTTCTCTTTCTCATTAAGGAAGATCACACTCTTCATGAGCCTATGTACTACTTTTTGGCCATGCTGGCAGACACAGACCTTGGGCTGACCTTGACTACGATGCCCACGGTGCTGGGAGTCCTCTGGTTGGATCACAGGGAGACTGGAAACGTAGCCTGCTTTTCTCAAGCCTACTTTATACACTCACTTTCCTTTGTAGAATCTAGCGTTTTGCTTGCTATGTCCTATGATCGTTTCATTGCCATTCGAAACCCCCTTAGATATACGTCTATACTCACTAATAACCGAGTGGTGAAGATTGGGCTGGGAGTTCTGATGAGGGGGTTTGTATCTGTGGTCCCCCCAATCTTACCCCTTTACTTTTTCCCCTATTGCCATTCCTCTGTCCTTTCTCATGCATTCTGCCTTCACCAGGATGTCATCAAACTGGCCTGTGCTGACACTACCTTCAATCGACTGTATCCAGTTGTGCTTGTAGTTCTTATCTTTGTGCTGGATTCTCTGATTATTCTCATCTCCTATGTGTTGATACTCAAGAGTGTTCTGAGCATTGCCTCCAGAGAAGAGAGGGTCAAGGCCCTCAACACCTGTGTATCCCATATCTGCTGTGTCCTGGTTTTCTATGTCACAGTGATTGGGTTGTCTCTGATTCATCGGTTTGGGAAGCAGGTTCCACATATTGTCCACCTCATTATGAGTTATGTCTATTTTCTGTTCCCTCCATTAATGAACCCTATAATCTACAGTGCCAAGACCAAGCAGATCCAGAGTGGCATTCTTCACCTTTTTACCACCCATAGAGCTGGAGCCTGA